CATCGGAGGCGATGAGGTTCGACACCAGAATGAACTTGTTGGCGAGGCGCCCGGTGGCCGGGTTCTTCAGGACGAAGCACTTCTGGTTGGCGCGGATGGTGGCGCGGATCACCTCGTCCGGCACATCGAGAAAGGCCGGGTCGAAGGCGCCCATCAGCACGACTGGCCATTCGACGAGGCCGCAGATTTCCTCCAAGAGGCCGGCATCCTCGACCAGCTCCAGCCCCTGCGCCAGCGCAAGATCCTTGGCGTCGTTGAGGATGATGTCCTTGCGCCGCTCGCGGTCGGCGACGACATTGGCGGCCTCAAGCTTGGCCATCCAGTCCTCCAGCCGGCGGACCTTGATCGGGCCGGGGCTGAGGAAGCGGTGGCCGCGCGTCACGTCGCCGGCCGTGATGCCGTCGACATCGAAGGCGACGATTTCCGGTTCCTCGGTCTCCGGCCCGAAGGTGCAGAGGATCGACTGCAGCGGGCGCACCCAGCGCAGCGCGCCGGGCTGGGCCGAGGCCTTGCCCCAGCGCATCGACTTCGGCCACGGGAAAGAACGGATGATGGCCGGCACGATCTCGCCGATCACCTCCGGCGTCGGGCGGCCATGCTTGTGGATATGGGCGACGTAGGAATCGCCCTTCTTCGGGTCGCTGACGATCTTCGCCTGGTCGAGCGAGGTCAGCCCCGCCGCCTTAAGGAAGCCGTCGATGGCGCCCTGCGGAGCGCCGACGCGCGGGCCCTTGCGCTCCTCATGCGTGTCCGGCTGCTGCGCCGGCAGGCCGTGCACGGCGAGCGCGAGGCGGCGCGGGGTCACGAAAGCCTTGGCGCCCTCATAGACCAGACCGCGCTCGACCAGCGCATCGGTGACGAGCTTCTTCAGGCTGTCCGCGGCGGCCGCCTGCATGCGGGCGGGGATTTCTTCGCAGAACAGTTCGAGCAGGAGATCGGGCATGGCGCTGTCGGCTGATGTGGCGGGGCAGGATGAGGTCCGCACGCCCTAGCACGTCACGCCGGGCGAGGGGAGTGCGTTTAGCCCAAGGGACGCGTTAGCCAAGGGATGGTTAGCCCAGAGGCGCGCCGCGCCGCTCGGTCATGGTCAGCGTCGCCGCGAGCGAGATGACGGAAAGCCCGATCAGATACCAGGCCGGGCCCATGTCCCAGTGCTCGCGGCTGACCAGATAGACCGCGACCATCGGCGCGGTGCCACCGGCAAGGCCCACCGAGATGTTGTAGGACAGCGAGAGCGCCGAGCAGCGCGTCGCCGAACGGAACATCTCCACCAGCGCGCAGGGGATCGGCCCGGCATACATGGCGATCAGCACGGCAAAGCCGATCTGGCCGAGCAGCGCGCCTTCCGCCGTGCCGGAATCCAGCAGGCGGAACAGCGGCCAGGACAGCAGCACCATGCCGATGAGGCCGCTGGCGATCATCCATTTGCGCCCGATGCGGTCGGACAGCCCGCCGAACACCGGCGCGAGGATCAGCACCGTGACCATGGAGATGGTGTTGATCTGCAGCGAGAGCCGGGCGGTCAGGTTGTCCACCTGCTGCATGTAGGTCGTGAGGTAGACGAAGATCAGGTAGAAGCTGACGCCCAGCGTCAGGTTCATCAGCAGGGCGCGCAGCATGTTGGCGCTGTCGGTGCGCAGCGCGAGCGCCAGCGGCAGCCCTTCCGTCACCGCGCGGGCCGGGGGCGCCTCATCCTCGCCGATGGAGGCGCGGCGCAGATAGAGCGTGAAGCCGCCGAGCAGGATTCCCGCGAGGAAGGGGATGCGCCAGCCCCAGGCGGTGAGGTCGTCGGTGCTCATCATCATCGCGGTGACCGCGCCCACCGCCGAGCCGAGCAGCGTGCCCGCCGAGGCGCCGCAGCCGGCGAAGGAGGTGATGAGCCCGCGCCGCTCGGCCTTGGCGTTTTCCGCCAGATAGATCGCCGAGGTCGTGTATTCCCCGCCGATGGACAGCCCCTGCAAGAGGCGCATCACCAGCAGCAGCACGGGCGCGGCCGCGCCCAGCGTCGCGTAGGTCGGCAAGAGGCCGATGGCGACGGTCGAGCCGGTCATCAGCGCGGCGGAGATCAGCAGCGCGCGCCGGCGGCCATAGCGGTCGCCGATATGGCCGAACACCACGCCGCCGACCGGGCGCATCAGGAAGGAGGCGGCGAACACGCCGAAGGCCGAGATCAGCCCGACAAAGGCGTCGCTGTCGGGGAAGAAGTTCTTGGCGAAGATCGCGGCGAGGAAGCCATAGGCGGCGAAGTCGTACCACTCCAGCACATTGCCGAGCGCGCCCGCGACCAGGCTGCGCACCGGCGCGCGCCGGGTCGAGCGGAGATCATCGATGCGTCCTGCGTCACTGAATTCGGCGACCGACACCGGCGCGCTCCCTTGCGGCGCCGCCGGAATGGCGGCCTGTGGGCGGCCAGCCTAACCGCCCTCGCCGTTCAGGAACATGGCTTTTCTGCGGGCAGCGTCAGGGAGCGGCCCGGTCGAGCGCCACATCCTCATACCAGGGCTCGCGGTGGCCGGCGATGAGCCGGGCGATGATGCGCGAGGCCATGTAGCTGAAGGTGATGCCGTTGCCGCCATAGCCATAGGCCGCGAACAGGCGCGGATGGCCGGGAACCTCGCCGATCAGCGGCAGGCCGTCGCTGGTGCGGCCGAAGACGCCGGACCAGACCATGTCGGCGGCGATTTCCGCCTGCGGGCGGAGCGTAGCGAGCTTGCCCAGCAGCGCCGCCGCCTTGGCCGGGCCCTTGGCGGCCCGCTCCGGCGCGTCGGTCATGCCGTCCTCGTCCTCGCCGCCGATGACGATGCGCCCGTCGGCGGTCGTGCGCGCGTAGAGATAATCCTCGGAGGCTTCCCAGATCAGCGCGCGCTCGCGCCAGAGCGCGGCGGGTGCCTGCGCGGGGGTCGCCAGCGCCCAGCTCGCGCCGATGTCGTGCAGGTCCGACCGGACGATGTCGGGCAGCACATAGCCGGTGGCGAGAACCACCGCGCCCGCCTCGATGCTGTGGCCGCTGGCGAGCGTCACGCCGGCGCGGCGGCCGAGGCTTTCATAGCGGACCGCCTCGTCATGAAAGAGCCGCGCCCCGCGCGACAGGGCGCGCGTCAGCAGGCCGTGGGCGAGCCGCAGCGGATCGGCCTCGGCCGAGCCGGGCGACAGGAGGGCGCCCTCGCGGGTGATGCCGAAGGTGCCGAGCAGGTCGGCATGGCCGAGGAAGGCGCCGGGCAGCTCGGCGCGGTGGCGCAGCGCCAGCTCGTCCATCAGTGCCCGCGCGCCCACCTCCTCCGCCGCGAGATAGAGCGAGGGGCGGAGCGTGAAATCGCAGGCGATGGCCTGTTCCTGCACGAGGGCGGCCAGCCCCGCGACCGACCGGTAGCTGTAGCGGTAGATGTTGGCGGCCCGTTCGAAGCCGATGCGGTCGGTGAGGAAGCCCAGCCGGCGGTCGATCTCCCACAGCAGCATGGCGGTCGAGGCGACGGTCGAGCCCCGCCCCGGTTCCTCCCGGTCGATGAGCACCACATCATGGCCGAGCGCGGTGAGATGCTCGGCCATCAGCGCGCCGCTGATGCCGGCGCCGACGATCAGCACGTCGCAGGAAATGTTCTGCGCCAGCGGCCGGAACGGGCTGGCGACCCCGTCGCTGTGCCAGGGGGACCGGCCTTCGCGAAGGTCGGATTGCTCGGTGGTCTCGGGATCGAACATGGGGTCTCGCTGCTGGAGGCGATGCGAGAACCCCGGCCGGTGCGAAAGGTTGCGCGGGTCAGCCCGCCGGCGTGCCGCCCGCTTCCGTGGCGAGCCAGGCGGCGCCGCAGGCCTTGGCCAGTTCGCGCACCCGCAGGATGTAGCTCTGGCGCTCGGTCACCGAGATGACGCCGCGCGCATCCAGCAGGTTGAAGACGTGGCTCGCCTTGATGCACTGGTCATAGGCCGGCTGCGCCATGAGGTGGCGGGTCTTGGAGTCATCCTCCCAGCCGGCCTCGAGGTACTTCGCCGCCGCGCTCTCGGCCATGCGGAACTGCTCGAACAGCATGGCGGTGTCGGCGTGCTCGAAATTGTGCCGGGAATATTCCTTCTCGGCCTGCAGGAACACGTCGCCATAGGTGACCTTCTCGTCACCCTCGCGGCCGTTGAAATTGAGGTCGTAGACGTTTTCGACGCCCTGCACATACATGGCGAGGCGTTCCAGACCATAGGTCAGCTCGCCCGCGACGGGGGCGCATTCAAAGCCGGCGACCTGCTGGAAGTAGGTGAACTGCGAGACTTCCATGCCGTCGCACCAGCACTCCCAGCCGAGGCCCCAGGCGCCGAGCGTCGGGCTCTCCCAGTCATCCTCGACGAAGCGCACATCGTGCAGCTTGAGGTCGATGCCGATGGCTTCCAGCGAGGCGAGGTAGAGTTCCTGCAGGTCCGGCGGCGAGGGCTTCAGGATCACCTGATACTGGTAATAGTGCTGGAGCCGGTTGGGGTTCTCGCCATAGCGGCCATCCTTGGGCCGGCGCGAGGGCTGCACATAGGCCGCCTTCCACGGCAGCGGCCCGAGCGCGCGCAGCGTGGTCGCCGGGTGGAAGGTGCCGGCGCCGACTTCCATGTCGTAGGGCTGGAGCACGACGCAGCCCTTGTCCGCCCAGAAGGCATGGAGCGCGAGGATGAGCCCCTGGAACGACTTGTCGGGGCGCATATGCGGCGGCAGCTTGGGATCGATCATCGGGAAGGCCGGCGGTTGGCGGGAAAAATCGCGCGCAACCTAGGCCGCGCGGGGGCGGGGATCAAGGTGGCGGGGCCTGTTCCGCGCAGCGTCCCGCGGGACGTCATCCTGAGTTGCCCGGTCAGCGGCCGGGCCGCGCCCGCTTGCCGTCATCCCGGACGGCCGCAGGCCGATCCGGGATCGTGAGCCGGATGGAGAGCGATCCCGGCTCTACGGCTGCGCCTCCGGCCGGGATGACGGTGGGCCTGCGGCCGGGATGACGGTAGACCCCACCGGTTCCCGCCCTCGGCAAAACCGACTATCACTCCCCCCATGCCCGACCTCGCCCCCGAATCGCCCGTCTCCAACGCCCCCGACTGGACCGTCTCGGAACTCTCCGGCGCGCTCAAGCGCACGGTGGAGGATGCGTTCGGCCATGTGCGGGTGCGCGGAGAAATCTCCGGCTATCGCGGGCCGCATTCCTCGGGCCACGCCTATTTCAGCCTAAAGGACCAGAACGCCCGCATCGACGCGGTGGTGTGGAAGGGCGTGTTCGGCCGGCTCAAGCTGCGGCCCGAGGAAGGGCTGGAAGTGGTCGCCATCGGGCGCATCACCACCTTTCCCGGCAAGTCCTCCTACCAGATCGTCATCGAGCAGCTGGAATTCGCCGGCGCCGGCGCGATCATGGCGATGCTGGAGGAGAGGAAGCGCCGGCTCGGCGCCGAGGGCCTGTTCGCGCCCGAGCGCAAGCGCCGCCCGCCCTTCCTGCCGCGCGTCATCGGCGTCGTCACCTCGCCGACCGGCGCGGTGATCCGCGACATTCTCCATCGCCTCGCCGATCGTTTCCCCCGCCATGTGCTGGTCTGGCCGGTGCGGGTGCAGGGCGACACGTCCGGGGCGGAAGTCGCCGCCGCCATTCGCGGCTTCAACGCGCTTCCCGCCAACGGTCCCATTCCCCGCCCGGACGTGCTGATCGTCGCGCGCGGCGGCGGCTCGCTGGAAGACCTCTTGGGCTTTTCCGATGAGGCTGTGGTGCGGGCGGCGGCGGAAAGCGCCATCCCGCTCATTTCCGCCGTCGGTCACGAGACCGACGTGACGCTCATCGACTTCGCGGCGGATGTGCGCGCCCCGACGCCCACGGCGGCGGCGGAAATGGCG
Above is a window of Ancylobacter sp. WKF20 DNA encoding:
- a CDS encoding MFS transporter, coding for MSVAEFSDAGRIDDLRSTRRAPVRSLVAGALGNVLEWYDFAAYGFLAAIFAKNFFPDSDAFVGLISAFGVFAASFLMRPVGGVVFGHIGDRYGRRRALLISAALMTGSTVAIGLLPTYATLGAAAPVLLLVMRLLQGLSIGGEYTTSAIYLAENAKAERRGLITSFAGCGASAGTLLGSAVGAVTAMMMSTDDLTAWGWRIPFLAGILLGGFTLYLRRASIGEDEAPPARAVTEGLPLALALRTDSANMLRALLMNLTLGVSFYLIFVYLTTYMQQVDNLTARLSLQINTISMVTVLILAPVFGGLSDRIGRKWMIASGLIGMVLLSWPLFRLLDSGTAEGALLGQIGFAVLIAMYAGPIPCALVEMFRSATRCSALSLSYNISVGLAGGTAPMVAVYLVSREHWDMGPAWYLIGLSVISLAATLTMTERRGAPLG
- a CDS encoding FAD-dependent oxidoreductase produces the protein MFDPETTEQSDLREGRSPWHSDGVASPFRPLAQNISCDVLIVGAGISGALMAEHLTALGHDVVLIDREEPGRGSTVASTAMLLWEIDRRLGFLTDRIGFERAANIYRYSYRSVAGLAALVQEQAIACDFTLRPSLYLAAEEVGARALMDELALRHRAELPGAFLGHADLLGTFGITREGALLSPGSAEADPLRLAHGLLTRALSRGARLFHDEAVRYESLGRRAGVTLASGHSIEAGAVVLATGYVLPDIVRSDLHDIGASWALATPAQAPAALWRERALIWEASEDYLYARTTADGRIVIGGEDEDGMTDAPERAAKGPAKAAALLGKLATLRPQAEIAADMVWSGVFGRTSDGLPLIGEVPGHPRLFAAYGYGGNGITFSYMASRIIARLIAGHREPWYEDVALDRAAP
- a CDS encoding glycine--tRNA ligase subunit alpha; protein product: MIDPKLPPHMRPDKSFQGLILALHAFWADKGCVVLQPYDMEVGAGTFHPATTLRALGPLPWKAAYVQPSRRPKDGRYGENPNRLQHYYQYQVILKPSPPDLQELYLASLEAIGIDLKLHDVRFVEDDWESPTLGAWGLGWECWCDGMEVSQFTYFQQVAGFECAPVAGELTYGLERLAMYVQGVENVYDLNFNGREGDEKVTYGDVFLQAEKEYSRHNFEHADTAMLFEQFRMAESAAAKYLEAGWEDDSKTRHLMAQPAYDQCIKASHVFNLLDARGVISVTERQSYILRVRELAKACGAAWLATEAGGTPAG
- the xseA gene encoding exodeoxyribonuclease VII large subunit; this encodes MPDLAPESPVSNAPDWTVSELSGALKRTVEDAFGHVRVRGEISGYRGPHSSGHAYFSLKDQNARIDAVVWKGVFGRLKLRPEEGLEVVAIGRITTFPGKSSYQIVIEQLEFAGAGAIMAMLEERKRRLGAEGLFAPERKRRPPFLPRVIGVVTSPTGAVIRDILHRLADRFPRHVLVWPVRVQGDTSGAEVAAAIRGFNALPANGPIPRPDVLIVARGGGSLEDLLGFSDEAVVRAAAESAIPLISAVGHETDVTLIDFAADVRAPTPTAAAEMAVPVRGELIAGIESLKARLTGALVRGTERRRTDLRSLGRLLPSADALLAGPRQRLDLASGRLPRALKANAGAHRLRLTRAEARFSPQMLATALGRRRERLMLVAPRLPLSLTGNTGTHRKRLSRLETGLGLAAQAQRNRLERGRDRLAGLLDRLHRCHLQSRLDRERRLERASRLLDALSYKGVLERGFALVRDGEGTPLHAAAAVSAGQALEIEFRDGRVAATAGEGLAPSDPGTPPPARAPRKAKSSRSLPDATRQPTLFGN